A single genomic interval of Chryseobacterium paludis harbors:
- a CDS encoding NAD(P)H-dependent oxidoreductase, with product MKTLVIVTHPNMDDSLINKRWMEALAQYPEKYTIHDLYKIYPDEKIDVIKEQELIESYDKIIFQFPFYWFSSPPLLKKWLDEVLTYGWAYGSKSGYKVGGKKIALAVSAGVNEEDYSATGEYKYTMEELTRPYELSFEYIKADYKGIFTYFGMEVNTTQEWVEKSVSMYLDFIDSL from the coding sequence ATGAAAACATTAGTTATCGTAACCCATCCAAATATGGATGATTCTCTGATCAATAAAAGATGGATGGAAGCACTGGCTCAGTATCCGGAAAAATATACGATCCATGATTTATATAAAATATATCCTGATGAAAAAATTGATGTGATTAAGGAACAGGAATTAATAGAATCTTATGATAAAATTATTTTTCAGTTTCCTTTTTATTGGTTCAGCAGTCCGCCACTTTTGAAAAAATGGCTTGATGAGGTCCTTACGTACGGTTGGGCATATGGAAGCAAAAGTGGTTATAAAGTAGGAGGGAAGAAAATAGCGTTGGCAGTCAGTGCTGGAGTAAACGAAGAAGACTATTCAGCAACAGGCGAATATAAATATACGATGGAAGAATTGACAAGGCCTTATGAGTTGAGTTTTGAATATATTAAAGCCGATTATAAAGGAATATTTACCTATTTTGGAATGGAGGTCAACACCACTCAGGAATGGGTTGAAAAAAGTGTTTCCATGTATCTGGATTTTATTGATAGCTTGTAA
- a CDS encoding winged helix-turn-helix transcriptional regulator has protein sequence MGKIKETSTNFANKKVLSDECSEVYASNVIGGQWSLAICSWLMNGKLRFGELRKLLPNITERMLTLQLRRLEESKIITRTVFAEVPPRVEYELTSIGYKLKPIIKGLEQWGEEHKEIVRKANN, from the coding sequence ATGGGTAAAATAAAAGAAACATCAACAAATTTCGCCAATAAAAAAGTACTTTCAGATGAGTGTTCGGAAGTATATGCTTCAAATGTCATTGGTGGACAATGGTCACTGGCAATATGCAGCTGGCTAATGAATGGAAAATTAAGATTTGGAGAATTAAGAAAGCTCCTTCCTAATATCACAGAACGCATGCTTACACTGCAGCTTCGAAGACTGGAGGAAAGCAAGATCATTACGCGAACAGTTTTTGCTGAAGTTCCGCCCCGCGTTGAATATGAACTTACATCAATCGGTTATAAGCTGAAGCCTATTATTAAAGGACTGGAACAATGGGGAGAAGAACATAAAGAAATTGTTCGCAAGGCCAATAATTAA